The following coding sequences are from one Panicum hallii strain FIL2 chromosome 5, PHallii_v3.1, whole genome shotgun sequence window:
- the LOC112894445 gene encoding protein indeterminate-domain 2-like, giving the protein MSGAAARECAGSFSSVSSNNTASREVEEEFLQHQQRQFHIKPLLGSPPEMGTDDGDLQRVTGPSEPPPAAPTVKKKRSLPGTPDPSAEVIALSPRTLMATNRFVCEICHKGFQRDQNLQLHRRGHNLPWKLRQRGGGADAAGGGPPRKRVYVCPEASCVHHNPGRALGDLTGIKKHYCRKHGEKKWKCERCAKRYAVHSDWKAHAKVCGTREYKCDCGTVFSRRDSFVTHRAFCDALAQENNKLAQPMNMATVASALQGQAHRLAFPQSHQEADDLDAAEDEDADDFALDTKSPQLRMLPAAMPDDAAAPLLPPLSMAGCMLSSLAAARPAPSPSTAFFTGARIGLDGPSDPNRSMGGGFSPAGSATASMSATALLQKAAEMGATTGGGYGAGFATVGFGPMLGGPNHVPTMSPFGPLKAPTMDPPYDGLPLGPAQLVGLDAGRLLPGQLYCGSNGGGAHGGGVGSMTRAIGSLMHGGQQQQTTEHRRPDDLRVVDYLGVDDQRSFSGGGVSPFGPHIGPWA; this is encoded by the exons ATGTCGGGAGCGGCCGCAAGGGAGTGTGCCGGCAGCTTCTCTTCTGTGAGCAGCAATAATACAGCTAGCCGGGAGGTGGAGGAAGAGTTCTTGCAGCATCAACAGCGGCAGTTCCACATCAAGCCGCTCCTCGGTAGCCCGCCGGAGATGGGCACCGACGACGGTGATCTCCAGCGCGTCACCGGCCCATCGgagccgccgcctgccgcgccgacggtgaagaagaagagaagcCTTCCGGGGACACCAG aCCCCAGCGCGGAGGTGATCGCGCTGTCGCCGCGGACGCTGATGGCGACGAACCGGTTCGTGTGCGAGATCTGCCACAAAGGTTTCCAGCGCGACCAGAACCTGCAGCTGCACCGGCGCGGGCACAACCTGCCGTGGAAGCTgcggcagcgcggcggcggtgcggacgccgcgggcggcggcccGCCGAGGAAGCGCGTGTACGTGTGCCCGGAGGCGTCGTGCGTGCACCACAACCCGGGGCGCGCGCTGGGCGATCTGACGGGGATCAAGAAGCACTACTGCCGCAAGCACGGCGAGAAGAAGTGGAAGTGCGAGCGGTGCGCCAAGCGCTACGCGGTGCACTCGGACTGGAAGGCGCACGCCAAGGTCTGCGGCACCCGCGAGTACAAGTGCGACTGCGGCACCGTCTTCTCCAG GCGAGACAGCTTCGTGACGCACAGAGCGTTCTGCGACGCCCTGGCCCAGGAGAACAACAAGCTGGCGCAGCCCATGAACATGGCCACCGTGGCCTCGGCCCTCCAGGGCCAGGCACACCGCCTCGCCTTTCCGCAGTCCCACCAGGAGGCCGACGACCTCGACGCCGCCGAGGACGAAGACGCCGACGACTTCGCCCTCGACACCAAGAGCCCGCAGCTCAGGATGCTCCCCGCCGCCATGCCCGacgacgccgccgccccgctcctGCCGCCGCTCAGCATGGCCGGGTGCATGCTCTCCAGCCTCGCCGCCGCGAGGCCTGcgccctcgccgtcgacagccttcTTCACCGGCGCCAGGATAGGGCTTGACGGGCCTAGCGATCCCAACAGAAGCATGGGCGGCGGCTTCTCGCCGGCCGGCTCGGCAACGGCGAGCATGTCCGCCACGGCGCTGCTGCAGAAGGCCGCGGAGATGGGCGCGACCACGGGCGGCGGCTATGGCGCGGGCTTCGCCACCGTCGGCTTCGGACCCATGTTGGGTGGGCCTAACCATGTGCCCACCATGAGTCCGTTTGGGCCTCTGAAGGCTCCTACCATGGATCCGCCGTATGATGGGCTGCCGTTGGGCCCGGCACAGCTGGTTGGGCTGGACGCGGGCAGGCTATTGCCGGGTCAGCTCTACTGTGGCAGCAATGGAGGAGGTGCCCACGGTGGTGGGGTCGGGTCGATGACCAGGGCCATCggatcgttgatgcacggtggccagcagcagcagacgACGGAGCACCGGCGGCCGGACGACCTGCGCGTCGTGGATTACCTCGGCGTCGACGACCAACGGAGCTTTAGTGGTGGTGGTGTGAGCCCCTTCGGGCCTCATATAGGTCCatgggcctag
- the LOC112894447 gene encoding probable esterase PIR7A, with product MESSSDKHFIVVHGLSHGAWCWYKVVARLRAAGHRATALDMAASGVHPARLDEVASFEEYSRPLLDAVAAAPDGERLVLVGHSLGGLNVALAMARFPSKVAAAVFLAASMPRVGSHMGISIEEFMETIEPGFFMDSETMLLNTEQGPRAALLLGPNLLASRLYDQSPAEDLELAKLLLRPGSQFMDDPVMKDETLLTDGNYGSVKRVFVIAKADSSMTEDMQRRMVDLSPGAEVEEIAGADHMAMISKPKELCDVLVKIANKYD from the exons ATGGAGAGCAGCAGCGACAAGCACTTCATCGTCGTGCACGGCCTGTCGCACGGCGCGTGGTGCTGGTACAAGGTGGTGGCGAGGCTGCGCGCCGCGGGGCACCGGGCGACCGCGCTCGACATGGCCGCGTCCGGGGTGCACCCCGCGCGCCTCGACGAGGTGGCCTCGTTTGAGGAGTACTCGCGCCCGCTGCTGGACGCGGTGGCCGCGGCGCCCGACGGCGAGAGGCTGGTCCTCGTTGGCCACAGCCTCGGCGGGCTCAACGTCGCCCTCGCCATGGCGAGGTTCCCAAGcaaggtcgccgccgccgtgttcCTGGCCGCGTCCATGCCGCGCGTCGGCAGCCACATGGGCATCTCCATTGAAGAG TTCATGGAGACGATCGAACCAGGTTTTTTCATGGACAGCGAAACGATGCTTCTAAATACAGAGCAAGGACCTCGAGCTGCACTTCTACTTGGCCCCAACCTTTTGGCGTCCAGATTGTATGATCAAAGCCCAGCGGAG GATCTTGAGCTAGCGAAGCTGTTGTTAAGACCCGGCAGCCAGTTCATGGACGACCCAGTGATGAAGGACGAGACGCTGCTCACGGATGGCAACTACGGATCGGTGAAGAGGGTGTTTGTGATCGCCAAAGCTGATAGTAGCATGACCGAGGACATGCAGCGCCGGATGGTGGACTTAAGCCCTGGCGCGGAAGTCGAGGAGATCGCCGGAGCCGATCATATGGCCATGATCTCCAAACCGAAGGAGCTCTGTGATGTTCTGGTCAAGATTGCCAACAAGTACGACTGA
- the LOC112894446 gene encoding esterase PIR7B-like encodes MINLKEKKHTQTINLLARTPSSPLYKHQTLARQSIDRKPHTSTYSKSAMDGGGGGKKHFVLVHGLCHGAWCWYKVATALRAAGHRVTALDLAASGAHPARLDEVRSFEDYSRPLLDAVAAAAPGGERLILVGHSHGGLSLALAMERFPRKVAAAVFAAAAMPCVGKHMGVTTEEFMRRTASKGLLMDCQTVAINSRNSNNGVAIVMGPRFMEEKYYQESPAEDLTLAKLLVRPGNQFLEDPVMKDEELLTAGNYGSVRKVYVVAKADGSSTEEMQRWMVAMSPGTEVEEIAGADHAVMSSRPRELCDVLLRIANKYD; translated from the exons ATGATCAACTTGAAGGAGAAGAAACACACTCAGACGATTAATCTCTTGGCCCGCACACCATCATCACCTCTATATAAACATCAAACCCTTGCAAGGCAGTCCATCGATCGCAAACCCCACACCAGCACGTACAGCAAATCAGCaatggacggcggcggcggcggcaagaagCATTTCGTCCTGGTGCACGGGCTCTGCCACGGCGCGTGGTGCTGGTACAAGGTGGCCACCGCGCTCCGGGCCGCGGGGCACCGCGTCACGGCGCTCGACCTCGCCGCGTCGGGCGCCCACCCGGCGCGCCTCGACGAGGTGCGCTCCTTCGAGGACTACTCGCGCCCGCTGCTggacgcggtcgccgccgcggcgccgggcggcgagcggctcaTCCTCGTGGGCCACAGCCACGGCGGCCTCAGCCTCGCGCTCGCCATGGAGAGGTTCCCGCGcaaggtcgccgccgccgtgttcGCGGCCGCGGCGATGCCCTGCGTCGGCAAGCACATGGGCGTCACCACCGAGGAG TTCATGAGAAGAACTGCTTCTAAAGGCCTGCTCATGGACTGCCAAACGGTGGCCATCAACAGCAGAAACAGCAACAATGGAGTAGCAATCGTGATGGGTCCAAGATTCATGGAAGAAAAGTATTACCAGGAGAGCCCAGCCGAG GACCTGACCCTGGCGAAGCTGCTGGTGAGGCCTGGCAACCAGTTCCTGGAGGACCCGGTGATGAAGGACGAGGAACTGCTCACGGCCGGCAACTACGGGTCGGTGAGGAAGGTGTACGTGGTGGCCAAGGCCGACGGCTCCAGCACCGAGGAGATGCAGCGCTGGATGGTGGCCATGAGCCCCGGCACGGAGGTGGAGGAGATCGCCGGCGCCGACCACGCCGTCATGAGCTCCAGGCCCAGGGAACTTTGCGACGTCCTGCTCAGGATAGCCAACAAATACGACTAG
- the LOC112895120 gene encoding probable esterase PIR7A: MSMSSGMEEGIGKRRHQHHFVLVHGVCHGAWCWYRVATLLSSAGHRVTALDMAACGARADRAEEVASFEEYSRPLLDTVAALPPGEQAVLVGHSFGGQSLALAMERYPDRVAVAVFASAAMPAVGKPMTFVLEEFSQETGPDFYMDCTYGASSDPQYPVETLLLGPEYLAKRLYQLSPPEDLTLAMAMVRPSQWFVDDAVLKGSVLTAQGYGAVRRVCVVAEDDASWSADFQRRMASWNPGAEVRGLQEADHMLMLSKPRELSELLLEIADRYYREAHT, from the exons ATGTCCATGAGTTCAGGGATGGAGGAGGGGATCGGCAAGAGGCGGCATCAGCACCACTTCGTGCTGGTGCACGGCGTCTGCCACGGCGCCTGGTGCTGGTACCGGGTGGCCACGCTCCTGTCCTCGGCCGGCCACCGCGTCACGGCGCTGGACATGGCCGCGTGCGGCGCCCGCGCCGACCGCGCCGAGGAGGTGGCGTCCTTCGAGGAGTACAGCCGGCCGCTGCTGGACACGGTGGCCGCGCTGCCGCCGGGGGAGCAAGCGGTCCTCGTCGGCCACAGCTTCGGCGGGCAGAGCCTCGCGCTGGCCATGGAGAGGTACCCGGACAGGGTCGCCGTCGCGGTCTTCGCCTCGGCCGCCATGCCCGCCGTTGGGAAGCCCATGACCTTCGTCCTAGAAGAG TTTTCGCAAGAAACGGGGCCAGATTTCTACATGGATTGCACATACGGCGCCAGCAGCGATCCTCAGTATCCGGTGGAGACACTTCTGCTAGGGCCAGAGTACTTAGCCAAGAGATTGTATCAGCTCAGCCCTCCTGAG GATTTGACTTTGGCAATGGCGATGGTGAGGCCATCACAGTGGTTCGTAGACGACGCGGTGCTGAAGGGGAGCGTCCTGACGGCGCAGGGGTACGGCGCTGTGAGGCGGGTGTGCGTCGTTGCCGAGGACGACGCGTCGTGGTCGGCTGACTTCCAGCGGCGGATGGCGTCGTGGAACCCCGGCGCGGAGGTGAGGGGGTTGCAGGAAGCTGATCACATGCTGATGTTGTCAAAGCCAAGGGAGCTCTCAGAACTGCTACTGGAGATAGCTGACAGGTACTACCGAGAAGCACATACCTGA
- the LOC112894138 gene encoding probable esterase PIR7A → MMENNGNGKKLRHHFVLVHGLCHGAWCWYKVATVLESAGHGVTALDLPGCGASAVRAEEVRSFEEYSRPLLRAVASAPPGEKVVLVGHSFGGHNLALAMEAHPEKVAVAIFVSAPMPVAGRPMSAILEQHLQGDSAPHSFLDCTFGIVETGSEDPAETFLVGPEWMSQRMYQLSPPEDLTLARMLARPAQMFLRDEAMTGEKVLTEGRYGAVTRVFVVAEEDKTWPAEEQRRVAASCGPGVEVRAIGGVDHMPMFSKPAELAQVIMEVAEKYS, encoded by the exons ATGATGGAGAACAACGGCAACGGCAAGAAGCTGCGGCACCACTTCGTGCTCGTGCACGGGCTCTGCCACGGCGCGTGGTGCTGGTACAAGGTGGCCACCGTCCTGGAATCCGCCGGCCACGGCGTCACCGCGCTCGACCTGCCCGGGTGCGGCGCCAGCGCCGTGCGCGCCGAGGAGGTGCGCTCGTTCGAGGAGTACTCACGGCCGCTGCTCCGTGCCGTGGCCTCCGCGCCGCCGGGGGAGAAGGTCGTCCTCGTCGGGCACAGCTTCGGCGGGCACAACCTCGCGCTCGCCATGGAAGCCCACCCGGAGAAGGTCGCCGTCGCCATCTTCGTCTCCGCGCCCATGCCAGTCGCCGGCCGGCCCATGTCAGCGATCCTGGAACAG CATCTCCAAGGAGATTCAGCGCCGCATTCCTTCCTGGACTGCACATTTGGAATCGTGGAGACAGGCTCGGAGGATCCAGCGGAAACATTCCTGGTAGGCCCAGAGTGGATGTCACAGAGGATGTATCAGCTCAGCCCTCCAGAG GATCTGACACTTGCCAGGATGCTGGCTAGGCCGGCGCAGATGTTCCTCAGGGACGAGGCCATGACCGGGGAGAAGGTTCTGACGGAGGGCAGGTACGGCGCGGTGACCCGAGTGTTCGTCGTCGCCGAGGAAGACAAGACGTGGCCTGCGGAGGAGCAGCGGCGAGTGGCGGCCTCGTGCGGCCCCGGCGTGGAGGTGAGGGCCATCGGTGGAGTTGATCACATGCCCATGTTCTCGAAGCCAGCGGAGCTCGCCCAAGTCATCATGGAAGTAGCGGAAAAGTACAGTTGA
- the LOC112894137 gene encoding probable esterase PIR7A — METGRKQRQHHHFVLVHGAFHGAWCWYKVATALSSAGHRVTALDMAACGARPGRAEEVPSFEEYSQPLLDAVAALPPEEKAVLVGHSFGGQCLALAMERYPDRVSVAVFVSAAMPAAGKPMNLVFQQVLHEQRPADFYMDCKIETSGDPEHPVETLRLGPRFLEQRMYQSLSSPEDLTLAMAALRPSRRFRNDATMMDGAVLTAERYGAARRVCVVAEEDASWSAEFQRRMASWNPGTEVRGLQGADHMPMLSKPRELSEPLMEVADKYS, encoded by the exons ATGGAGACCGGCAGGAAGCAGCGTCAGCACCACCACTTCGTTCTGGTGCACGGCGCCTTCCACGGCGCGTGGTGCTGGTACAAGGTGGCCACCGCCCTGTCGTCCGCGGGCCACCGCGTCACGGCGCTGGACATGGCCGCGTGCGGCGCCAGACCCGGGCGCGCCGAGGAGGTGCCGTCCTTCGAGGAGTACAGCCAGCCGCTCCTGGACGCCGTGGCCGCGCTGCCGCCCGAGGAGAAGGCGGTCCTCGTCGGCCACAGCTTCGGCGGGCAGTGCCTCGCGCTGGCCATGGAGAGGTACCCTGACAGAGTCTCCGTCGCGGTCTTCGTCTCGGCCGCCATGCCCGCCGCCGGGAAGCCCATGAACCTCGTCTTCCAACAG GTTTTGCATGAACAGCGGCCAGCAGATTTCTACATGGACTGCAAAATCGAAACGAGCGGCGATCCCGAGCATCCCGTGGAGACCCTTCGGCTCGGGCCACGGTTCCTGGAGCAGAGAATGTATCAGTCT CTCAGTTCCCCTGAG GATCTGACCCTGGCGATGGCGGCGTTGAGGCCGTCACGGCGGTTCCGGAACGACGCGACGATGATGGACGGGGCCGTGCTGACGGCGGAGCGgtacggcgcggcgaggcgtgTGTGCGTCGTCGCCGAGGAGGACGCGTCGTGGTCGGCGGAGTTTCAGCGGCGGATGGCGTCGTGGAACCCCGGCACGGAGGTGAGAGGGTTGCAGGGAGCTGATCACATGCCGATGCTGTCGAAGCCAAGGGAGCTCTCGGAACCACTCATGGAGGTAGCTGACAAGTACAGTTGA
- the LOC112895548 gene encoding uncharacterized protein LOC112895548, with product MQLKQLALLASYSIGRTSSLPPAGVDRSAMESRGKSGSPLIRRRVEATTRCLGSPPQNKGRGGGGGGEPEFSVQLRCIVTKYIRAGRGRGQRRVRDYRGGGAEASFVTTCPEDVPDDEDGVRGVMRRLLRAIRPLRDLDLTDDEWEAILPEDVVPKLADLARGRGDGGLVVHLAVDRHVRYSAPRVLMTGCKEAAEGKDGGCSICFEALREAVAGKGVPVELPGCAHVFHRRCISKWFVEKPTCPLCRGNVTKHLDPELRKHLAEFDGDDPDPPTVLDDSPGNIVAAPPGM from the coding sequence ATGCAACTCAAGCAACTCGCATTGCTAGCTAGCTATTCGATCGGGCGCACGTCGTCGCTGCCACCGGCCGGCGTCGATCGATCAGCAATGGAGTCACGGGGGAAGAGCGGATCGCCCCTCATCAGGCGCCGAGTCGAGGCCACCACCAGGTGCCTCGGCTCGCCCCCGCAGAACAaggggagaggcggcggcggcggcggcgagcccgaGTTCTCGGTGCAGCTGAGATGCATCGTGACCAAGTACATCAGGGCCGGGCGCGGGCGTGGGCAGCGGCGTGTGCGCGACTACCGCGGGGGCGGCGCCGAGGCGAGCTTCGTGACCACGTGCCCCGAGGACGTCCCGGACGACGAGGACGGCGTCCGCGGCGTGATGCGGCGGCTGCTGAGGGCGATCCGGCCGCTGCGGGACCTCGACCTCACCGACGACGAGTGGGAGGCAATCCTGCCCGAGGACGTCGTGCCGAAGCTCGCCGACCTGGCGCGGggccgcggcgacggcggcctcGTCGTGCATCTGGCGGTGGACCGGCACGTCAGGTACAGCGCGCCCAGGGTGCTTATGACGGGGTGcaaggaggcggcggaggggaaggaCGGCGGGTGCAGCATCTGCTTCGAGGCGTTGCGGGAGGCGGTGGCGGGCAAGGGCGTCCCCGTGGAGCTGCCGGGCTGCGCGCACGTCTTCCACCGGCGATGCATCTCCAAGTGGTTCGTGGAGAAGCCGACGTGCCCGTTGTGCCGGGGGAACGTGACGAAGCATCTGGACCCGGAGCTGCGGAAGCATCTCGCCGAGTTCGACGGTGATGATCCAGACCCACCCACTGTGCTGGATGACTCACCAGGAAACATCGTTGCGGCACCACCAGGCATGTGA
- the LOC112891891 gene encoding psbP domain-containing protein 7, chloroplastic, producing MATAAVARHHLHRGAPSRGGGRWRPRRGGIRCSWPAQEFAALAAVFRRRLVVGATAAAAAAVGANFGGVTSFLLGLSPELGRSLRLDVLYPVGGFTRCLDSENGFEFIYPSSWVGDQTLLYREVKRAELQRSLDPPPLKNGRLSSRPRSISEPVAAFGPPGSNGELNVSVIVSPVPQDFSIEAFGGPKDVGEVVLRRIARTRRSPDINATLIDAALREDAENVKYYKLEFRVESPSFQRHNVAVCCARDGKLYTMNAQAPESSWKAVQEEFFAMADSFSLVNDV from the exons ATGgccacggcggccgtggcgaGGCACCACCTGCACCGCGGGGCGCCCTCGCGCGGCGGGGGGAGGTGGCGCCCGCGGCGCGGCGGCATACGGTGCTCGTGGCCGGCTCAGGAGTTCGCGGCGCTGGCCGCGGTGTTCCGGCGGCGCCTCGTGGTGggggccacggcggcggcggccgcggcggtggGGGCCAACTTCGGCGGCGTCACCAGCTTCCTGCTGGGCctgtcgccggagctcggcagATCGCTCCGCCTCGACGTGCTCTACCCCGTCGGCGGCTTCACCCGCTGCCTCGACTCCGAAAATGGATTCG AATTCATTTATCCGTCAAGTTGGGTAGGAGATCAGACTCTACTATACAGGGAAGTGAAGAGAGCAGAGTTGCAGAGATCACTAGACCCCCCGCCCCTGAAAAATGGGCGATTGTCTTCTAGACCTCGGAGCATCAGTGAGCCTGTGGCAGCATTTGGGCCCCCGGGATCCAATGGGGAGCTCAATGTCAGCGTCATTGTCTCGCCAGTACCTCAAGACTTCTC GATCGAGGCTTTTGGTGGTCCAAAAGATGTGGGAGAAGTGGTGCTGAGAAGGATTGCGAGGACAAGGCGAAGCCCGGATATCAACGCTACTCTTATTGACGCTGCCTTGAGAGAAGATGCAGAGAATGTGAAATACTACAAGCTAGAGTTCCGAGTCGAGAGCCCTTCTTTCCAACGGCACAATGTTGCGGTCTGCTGCGCGAGGGACGGCAAGCTTTACACCATGAACGCACAAGCACCGGAGTCGTCATGGAAGGCGGTTCAGGAGGAGTTCTTTGCAATGGCGGATTCCTTCAGTCTAGTGAACGATGTTTGA